From a single Saimiri boliviensis isolate mSaiBol1 chromosome 7, mSaiBol1.pri, whole genome shotgun sequence genomic region:
- the LOC120365054 gene encoding large ribosomal subunit protein eL42-like, which produces MVNVPKTRRTFCKKCGKHQPHKVTQYKKGKDSLYAQGKRHYDRKQSSYGGQTKPIFRKKAKTTKKIVLRLECVEPNCRSKRMLAIKKCKHFELGGDKKRKGQVIQF; this is translated from the coding sequence ATGGTCAACGTACCTAAAACCCGAAGAACCTTCTGTAAGAAGTGTGGCAAgcatcagcctcacaaagtgaCACAGTATAAGAAGGGCAAGGATTCCTTGTATGCCCAGGGAAAGAGGCACTATGATCGGAAGCAGAGTAGCTATGGTGGGCAGACAAAGCCAATTTTCCGGAAGAAGGCTAAGACCACAAAGAAGATTGTGCTCCGGCTGGAATGTGTTGAGCCTAACTGCAGATCCAAGAGGATGCTGGCCATTAAGAAATGTAAGCATTTTGAACTGGGAGGAGATAAGAAGAGAAAGGGCCAAGTGATCCAGTTCTAA